Proteins encoded by one window of Nocardioides euryhalodurans:
- a CDS encoding ComEA family DNA-binding protein, with amino-acid sequence MASRLSRAEHEAALARRLEQLSAELAGARVPAADDGGEDPPPDPVLVPQPGRHASRRAGGPPRLLPEAVRGRVALGPAQLAVVAVLVALGLGVTAWWVVRGDPAPVTPVVPVGGAPPAGLATPSEGPAVAPSGEAAPSATVTVDVAGRVRRPGIAVLVDGARVVDALEAAGGARPGVDLSGLNLARLLVDGEQVLVGVPAAAAPAPTVPGEPAGALVNINTAGPEELETLPEVGPVTAAAIVTWREDNGGFTAVDELLEVDGIGEATLDAMAPFVTV; translated from the coding sequence ATGGCCAGTCGACTCTCACGCGCCGAGCACGAGGCCGCCCTCGCCCGGCGCCTCGAGCAGCTGAGCGCCGAGCTCGCCGGGGCCCGGGTCCCTGCCGCGGACGATGGCGGCGAGGACCCTCCTCCCGACCCCGTGCTCGTGCCGCAGCCCGGTCGCCACGCCTCCCGCCGGGCCGGGGGACCGCCGCGGCTCCTCCCCGAGGCCGTGCGCGGCCGGGTCGCGCTCGGTCCGGCCCAGCTCGCTGTCGTGGCCGTGCTGGTGGCGCTGGGCCTCGGCGTCACCGCGTGGTGGGTCGTGCGGGGCGACCCCGCCCCGGTCACGCCCGTGGTCCCGGTCGGGGGTGCGCCGCCGGCGGGGCTCGCCACGCCCTCGGAGGGGCCGGCGGTGGCGCCGTCCGGAGAGGCTGCCCCGAGCGCCACCGTCACCGTGGACGTGGCCGGCAGGGTGCGCCGCCCGGGCATCGCGGTGCTCGTCGACGGCGCCCGGGTGGTCGACGCGCTGGAGGCCGCGGGCGGGGCGCGGCCCGGGGTCGACCTCAGTGGCCTCAACCTCGCGCGGCTGCTCGTCGACGGCGAGCAGGTGCTGGTCGGGGTGCCGGCGGCGGCCGCCCCGGCGCCGACCGTGCCCGGCGAGCCGGCGGGAGCCCTGGTCAACATCAACACTGCCGGCCCGGAGGAGCTCGAGACGCTCCCCGAGGTCGGCCCGGTGACGGCGGCGGCGATCGTGACCTGGCGCGAGGACAACGGCGGCTTCACCGCCGTCGACGAGCTGCTCGAGGTCGACGGGATCGGGGAGGCGACGCTCGACGCGATGGCTCCCTTCGTGACGGTGTGA
- a CDS encoding DegV family protein: MSRTVVVTDSTASLPAEVVDAHGIVVVPLQVVVGATSYEEGSEGATPEMVAEALRDFRPVSTSRPAPAAMLEVYERAAAAGAEAVVSVHLSGEMSGTFESAQLAAREASIPVVPVDSRQVGIATGFAVLAAAEVLERGGDAEQAATAARERAAATTSLFYVDTLEYLRRGGRVGAAAALLGGALAVKPLLAIEDGRVVNREKVRTATRALARLEELAVEAAGDGPVDIGVAHLASEERGAELAGRLAGRLADNLEGREVRCGEVGAVLGAHVGPGMLAVCVAPRVAHS; this comes from the coding sequence ATGTCTCGGACCGTCGTCGTCACCGACTCCACGGCCTCGCTGCCGGCCGAGGTCGTCGACGCGCACGGCATCGTCGTCGTGCCCCTGCAGGTGGTGGTGGGCGCGACGTCGTACGAGGAGGGCAGCGAGGGGGCCACGCCCGAGATGGTGGCCGAGGCCCTGCGCGACTTCCGGCCGGTCAGCACGTCGCGCCCCGCGCCGGCGGCGATGCTGGAGGTCTACGAGCGCGCCGCAGCCGCGGGGGCGGAGGCCGTCGTGTCGGTCCACCTCTCCGGGGAGATGAGCGGCACCTTCGAGTCCGCCCAGCTCGCTGCCCGCGAGGCGTCGATCCCGGTCGTCCCCGTCGACAGCCGCCAGGTCGGCATCGCCACGGGCTTCGCGGTGCTCGCCGCCGCCGAGGTCCTCGAGCGCGGTGGCGACGCGGAGCAGGCCGCGACCGCAGCGCGCGAGCGTGCCGCCGCGACCACGTCGCTCTTCTACGTCGACACCCTGGAGTACCTCCGACGCGGGGGACGGGTCGGGGCCGCAGCGGCCCTGCTCGGCGGAGCGCTGGCGGTGAAGCCGCTGCTGGCGATCGAGGACGGTCGCGTGGTCAACCGCGAGAAGGTCCGGACGGCGACCCGCGCCCTCGCACGGCTCGAGGAGCTCGCTGTCGAGGCCGCCGGCGACGGGCCGGTCGACATCGGGGTCGCCCACCTCGCCAGCGAGGAGCGGGGGGCAGAGCTCGCGGGAAGGCTCGCCGGGCGACTGGCGGACAACCTGGAGGGTCGCGAGGTCCGCTGCGGAGAGGTCGGCGCGGTGCTCGGGGCGCACGTCGGGCCCGGCATGCTGGCTGTCTGCGTCGCGCCGCGAGTCGCGCACAGCTGA
- a CDS encoding ComEC/Rec2 family competence protein → MERADLRMPALALAAWAGGLLAALLPWWATGVVALAGTVTAVLRRSGALLAAVLVLAAVGAAGLLRDAQLQRAPVAELASARAVVTAEGVVTSDPRPTTGFEDGVAVRVTLREVTGRGTTYALRSPVLVFADAGWEDVELGSRLRLDGRLAPAEGDDLAATLAVGGSPVVVAPPDVWWRGAAAVRASLREAVAHQPEHQRALVPALVVGDDAGLDPQLAEDFRATGMTHLLAVSGTNLTLVVGFLLVLGRWCGVRGRGHYVVGLVGIVGFVLLARTEPSVVRAAAMGTVALVGMGVDGRQRGPRALGVAVVVLLLLDPGLATSVGFALSAVATGGILLVAPGLRDAMARWLPRWVAEAVAVPLAAQLACTPIVAGISGQVSLVAVAANLVAAPAVGPATVLGLAGGLLGLIAAPLGRVPGTPAGWCAAWLVEVAQRGAALPVPAVGWGTGAVSLGLLTALVVALTVVLPRLLARPATGIGCCCLVAVLVLVRLPTPGWPPAGWVMVACDVGQGDALVVRAGKASGVVVDAGPDPALVDRCLDRLGIERVPLLVLTHPHADHVDGVAGVLEGREVAEVETHADAAYGSTRVVGDATLQVLWPPPGHTVENPNDASVVLLAEVSGSRLLLTGDVEPPTQLALARSWPGLQVDVVKVPHHGSRFQDTGWLLGLGAEVALVSAGADNDYGHPAPETLAALSATGAQVLRTDRQGDLAVVVEDGALGVLTTR, encoded by the coding sequence GTGGAGCGTGCCGACCTGAGGATGCCGGCCCTCGCCCTGGCCGCCTGGGCGGGCGGACTGCTCGCCGCCCTGCTGCCGTGGTGGGCGACCGGCGTGGTCGCGCTGGCCGGGACGGTGACGGCGGTGCTGCGCCGCAGCGGAGCGCTGCTGGCCGCGGTCCTCGTCCTGGCTGCCGTGGGGGCGGCCGGGCTGTTGCGTGACGCCCAGCTGCAGCGGGCCCCGGTGGCGGAGCTCGCGTCGGCGCGCGCCGTCGTGACGGCTGAGGGGGTGGTCACCTCCGACCCGCGGCCCACCACCGGCTTCGAGGACGGGGTGGCCGTGCGCGTCACGCTGCGCGAGGTGACCGGCCGCGGCACGACGTACGCCCTCCGGTCGCCGGTCCTCGTCTTCGCCGATGCCGGCTGGGAGGACGTCGAGCTCGGGTCACGCCTCCGGCTCGACGGACGACTGGCGCCCGCCGAGGGCGACGACCTCGCCGCCACGCTCGCGGTGGGCGGGTCGCCCGTGGTGGTCGCTCCCCCCGACGTCTGGTGGCGCGGCGCCGCAGCCGTTCGCGCCTCCCTGCGCGAGGCGGTCGCCCACCAGCCGGAGCACCAGCGGGCGCTGGTCCCCGCTCTGGTGGTCGGTGACGACGCCGGTCTCGACCCGCAGCTCGCCGAGGACTTCCGCGCGACCGGCATGACCCACCTGCTCGCCGTGTCGGGGACCAACCTGACGCTCGTCGTCGGCTTCCTGCTGGTCCTCGGCCGGTGGTGTGGCGTGCGGGGCCGGGGGCACTACGTCGTGGGCCTGGTGGGGATCGTGGGGTTCGTGCTCCTGGCACGCACCGAGCCGAGCGTCGTGCGCGCCGCCGCCATGGGCACCGTCGCGCTCGTGGGCATGGGGGTCGACGGCCGTCAACGGGGTCCCCGGGCACTGGGCGTGGCCGTGGTGGTGCTGCTCCTGCTCGACCCCGGCCTGGCCACCTCGGTCGGGTTCGCGCTGTCCGCGGTCGCGACCGGTGGCATCCTGCTGGTCGCCCCGGGTCTGCGTGACGCGATGGCGCGCTGGCTGCCGCGCTGGGTGGCCGAGGCGGTCGCGGTGCCGCTGGCGGCCCAGCTGGCATGCACGCCGATTGTGGCCGGCATCTCCGGCCAGGTGAGCCTGGTGGCCGTGGCCGCCAACCTCGTCGCAGCTCCCGCGGTGGGGCCGGCGACCGTCCTGGGGCTCGCCGGTGGGCTGCTGGGACTGATCGCCGCCCCGCTCGGCAGGGTGCCGGGCACGCCGGCCGGGTGGTGCGCCGCGTGGCTGGTCGAGGTCGCGCAGCGCGGGGCTGCGCTGCCGGTGCCCGCCGTGGGGTGGGGGACCGGTGCGGTTTCGCTGGGGCTGCTGACGGCGCTCGTGGTCGCCCTCACCGTGGTGCTGCCGCGGTTGCTCGCCCGGCCGGCGACCGGCATCGGGTGCTGCTGCCTGGTCGCGGTGCTCGTGCTGGTCCGGCTCCCGACCCCGGGCTGGCCGCCCGCGGGCTGGGTCATGGTGGCGTGCGACGTCGGGCAGGGGGACGCGCTCGTGGTGCGGGCCGGGAAGGCCAGCGGCGTGGTCGTCGACGCCGGTCCCGACCCGGCGTTGGTCGACCGGTGCCTCGACCGGCTCGGGATCGAGCGGGTGCCGCTGCTGGTGCTGACCCACCCCCACGCCGACCACGTCGACGGGGTGGCCGGGGTGCTCGAGGGACGGGAGGTGGCCGAGGTCGAGACCCATGCGGACGCGGCGTACGGCAGCACCCGCGTGGTCGGCGACGCGACCCTCCAGGTGCTCTGGCCGCCGCCCGGCCACACCGTCGAGAACCCCAACGACGCCAGCGTGGTGCTCCTCGCCGAGGTGTCCGGCAGCCGCCTGCTGCTCACCGGTGACGTCGAGCCGCCCACCCAGCTCGCCCTCGCCCGGAGCTGGCCCGGGCTGCAGGTCGACGTGGTGAAGGTGCCCCACCACGGCAGCCGCTTCCAGGACACCGGGTGGCTGCTCGGACTCGGTGCGGAGGTCGCCCTGGTCTCCGCCGGCGCCGACAACGACTACGGCCACCCGGCACCCGAGACCCTCGCCGCGCTCTCCGCGACGGGAGCGCAGGTGCTGCGCACCGACCGGCAGGGCGACCTGGCGGTCGTGGTCGAGGACGGTGCGCTCGGTGTCCTCACCACTCGGTAG
- a CDS encoding helix-turn-helix domain-containing protein, producing MTDTGPRPVDPIDRAHLTGTSRPSPPIYRYAPGGGLEPLVQRYWIPVWSVEEPQRQSTLQHPACLVVVSNTYARFYGVVRGLSSVTLEGTGWAVGTMLTPAAGSLLLDGPVTPVTDTYVDLDAVPALDAPTLVARVRAAMEPDPTDPGAHGVAIAEVERQLAPLLPLDPQGLLVNDVVTWLRDHPEVSRVGEVAEAFATSERTLQRLVLQRVGMTPKWLVQRRRLHDAVERLKAGTTSLAAMAAELGYADQAHFTQDFRTVTGMTPGRYLDDQPR from the coding sequence GTGACTGACACCGGGCCGCGTCCGGTCGACCCGATCGACCGCGCCCACCTCACCGGCACCAGCCGACCGTCCCCGCCGATCTACCGCTACGCGCCGGGCGGGGGCCTCGAGCCGCTCGTGCAGCGCTACTGGATCCCGGTGTGGTCGGTCGAGGAGCCGCAGCGGCAGAGCACGCTCCAGCACCCCGCCTGCCTGGTGGTGGTGAGCAACACATACGCCCGCTTCTACGGCGTGGTCCGTGGCCTGTCCTCGGTCACCCTCGAGGGCACCGGCTGGGCGGTCGGGACGATGCTCACGCCGGCGGCCGGCTCGCTGCTCCTCGACGGTCCGGTGACCCCGGTGACCGACACGTACGTCGACCTCGACGCTGTCCCGGCTCTCGACGCACCCACCCTCGTGGCGCGGGTGCGGGCCGCGATGGAGCCGGACCCCACGGATCCCGGGGCGCACGGGGTCGCGATCGCGGAGGTCGAGCGGCAGCTCGCGCCGCTGCTGCCCCTCGACCCGCAGGGCCTGCTCGTCAACGACGTCGTCACCTGGTTGCGCGACCACCCGGAGGTCAGCCGGGTCGGTGAGGTCGCCGAGGCCTTCGCGACCTCCGAGCGCACCCTCCAGCGACTCGTGCTGCAGCGCGTGGGCATGACGCCGAAGTGGCTGGTGCAGCGGCGCCGGCTCCACGACGCAGTCGAGCGGCTGAAGGCCGGCACGACCTCGCTCGCCGCGATGGCCGCCGAGCTCGGGTACGCCGACCAGGCGCACTTCACCCAGGACTTCCGTACCGTCACCGGCATGACCCCCGGCCGCTACCTCGACGACCAGCCCCGGTGA
- the holA gene encoding DNA polymerase III subunit delta yields MAGPRAADVLGRVTLVTGKEEYLNERTVVAVRAAVRGHDAEAEVSDTRGADLTLASLGELTAPSLFSSTRCIVVRSLEDLPEESVAGLLDYVASPVDDVALVLVHGGGQKGSGVLTKLRKQPAVTEAKSGELRPSDYPGFVAAEVRAAGGRIEPAAATALIQAVGQDLRSLAAAASQLVSDFPDVTLGEEQVKQYFGGRAEAKSFAVADAAFGGQRAQALEELRWALDAGTAAVLVTSAFAGSARGLARYLGAPRGMREADLARELGVPPWKVRTVRDQSRSWSETAIAGAIRAVAQADADIKGAASDPSYTLERLVLTVTALRDR; encoded by the coding sequence ATGGCTGGACCCCGCGCGGCTGACGTCCTGGGCCGGGTCACCCTGGTGACCGGCAAGGAGGAGTACCTCAACGAGCGCACGGTCGTCGCCGTCCGCGCCGCCGTCCGCGGCCATGACGCGGAGGCCGAGGTCTCCGACACCCGCGGGGCCGACCTCACGCTCGCCTCGCTCGGGGAGCTCACCGCCCCCTCGCTCTTCTCCAGCACCCGCTGCATCGTCGTGCGCTCCCTCGAGGACCTGCCCGAGGAGTCGGTGGCGGGTCTCCTCGACTACGTCGCCTCACCCGTCGACGACGTCGCGCTGGTCCTCGTCCACGGTGGCGGCCAGAAGGGGAGCGGTGTGCTGACCAAGCTGCGCAAGCAGCCGGCGGTGACCGAGGCGAAGTCCGGTGAGCTCCGCCCCAGCGACTACCCCGGCTTCGTGGCCGCCGAGGTGCGCGCGGCGGGTGGGAGGATCGAGCCGGCGGCCGCGACCGCCCTGATCCAGGCGGTCGGCCAGGACCTCCGCTCTCTCGCCGCCGCAGCCAGCCAGCTGGTCAGCGACTTCCCGGACGTGACGCTGGGGGAGGAGCAGGTCAAGCAGTACTTCGGTGGCCGCGCCGAGGCGAAGTCGTTCGCCGTCGCCGACGCGGCCTTCGGGGGTCAGCGGGCCCAGGCCCTCGAGGAGCTCCGCTGGGCGCTCGACGCGGGGACGGCGGCCGTCCTGGTCACCTCGGCCTTCGCGGGCAGCGCCCGCGGCCTCGCCCGCTACCTCGGCGCGCCACGCGGGATGCGCGAGGCCGATCTCGCCCGTGAGCTCGGCGTCCCGCCGTGGAAGGTCCGCACCGTCCGCGACCAGTCGCGGTCGTGGTCGGAGACGGCCATCGCTGGCGCGATCCGGGCTGTCGCGCAGGCCGATGCCGACATCAAGGGCGCGGCCAGCGACCCCTCCTACACCCTGGAGCGGCTGGTGCTCACCGTGACCGCGCTCCGCGACCGCTAG
- a CDS encoding phosphotransferase: MSSTVRLPTAIPHGRTARRLEWPFLPPDLRAAIERRCGSPVVDAHTQRSGFTPGFASVLVCEDGSRHFVKAASVKAQRMFAEAYRVEARKLAALPEGVPAPRLLWTLEEDWVVLGIEHVASRQPARPWTVPDLDACLDSLETVAAALTPVPEALALDGFADELAGFPAYWERLHTLPGGLARVEEAAALAARFGEVTAGQTVVHSDLRDDNVLLDPDGRAWFCDWNFPVAGADWIDSLLMLIGPRGDGLDVEEVIRRRPLLRDVPAESVDIVLALVTGYFLASAQDPVPPTSPHIRDHQRWQGEVCWAWLGERRGW, translated from the coding sequence ATGAGCTCCACCGTCCGTCTCCCCACGGCCATCCCGCACGGCCGTACGGCCCGCCGCCTGGAGTGGCCCTTCCTGCCGCCCGACCTGCGCGCTGCCATCGAACGCCGCTGCGGCTCGCCGGTCGTGGACGCGCACACCCAAAGATCCGGGTTCACCCCGGGCTTCGCCTCGGTCCTGGTGTGCGAGGACGGGTCGCGCCACTTCGTGAAGGCTGCCTCGGTGAAGGCGCAGCGGATGTTCGCCGAGGCCTACCGCGTCGAGGCGCGCAAGCTCGCAGCGCTCCCGGAGGGGGTGCCCGCGCCACGGTTGCTGTGGACGCTCGAGGAGGACTGGGTGGTGCTCGGGATCGAGCACGTCGCCTCCCGCCAGCCGGCCCGGCCGTGGACCGTGCCGGACCTCGACGCCTGCCTCGACTCCCTGGAGACGGTCGCGGCCGCGCTCACCCCGGTTCCCGAGGCGCTGGCGCTCGACGGCTTCGCGGACGAGCTCGCAGGCTTCCCCGCGTACTGGGAGCGGCTGCACACCCTCCCGGGTGGCCTCGCCCGCGTGGAGGAGGCCGCCGCGCTGGCCGCCAGGTTCGGGGAGGTGACGGCCGGCCAGACGGTCGTCCACTCCGACCTGCGCGACGACAACGTGCTGCTCGACCCGGACGGGCGGGCCTGGTTCTGCGACTGGAACTTCCCGGTCGCGGGGGCGGACTGGATCGACTCGCTGCTGATGCTGATCGGCCCGCGCGGCGACGGGCTGGACGTGGAGGAGGTCATCAGGCGGCGCCCGCTGCTCCGGGACGTGCCGGCCGAGTCCGTCGACATCGTGCTGGCGTTGGTGACCGGCTACTTCCTGGCCTCGGCGCAGGACCCGGTACCCCCCACGTCACCGCACATCCGCGACCACCAGCGCTGGCAGGGCGAGGTCTGCTGGGCGTGGCTGGGAGAGCGACGGGGCTGGTGA
- a CDS encoding TIGR03086 family metal-binding protein yields the protein MTTTTHQTAGRFAARAGTFGELLDAVGDRWDAPTPCEGWTVRDVAAHAIEAERDFLLRHDLLATDAPDLSDPAAAWRTHAADVVAALARDGVAEREYDGYFGRTTIAATMADFYGWDLVIHGWDVARATGQSWSISDEEAASLGATASEWGDALYGEGICAPAVTVPDDTPAQDRLLARLGRDPSWTPA from the coding sequence ATGACCACCACGACCCACCAGACGGCAGGACGTTTCGCGGCCCGTGCCGGCACCTTCGGCGAGCTCCTCGACGCGGTCGGGGACCGCTGGGACGCCCCCACCCCGTGCGAGGGGTGGACGGTCCGGGACGTGGCGGCGCACGCGATCGAGGCCGAGCGCGACTTCCTGCTCCGGCACGACCTCCTCGCCACGGACGCCCCCGACCTGTCGGACCCGGCCGCGGCGTGGCGTACCCATGCCGCCGACGTGGTCGCGGCGCTCGCTCGCGACGGCGTGGCCGAGCGGGAGTACGACGGCTACTTCGGGCGTACCACCATCGCGGCGACGATGGCCGACTTCTACGGCTGGGACCTCGTCATCCACGGCTGGGACGTCGCCCGGGCCACCGGCCAGTCGTGGTCGATCAGCGACGAGGAGGCCGCCTCGCTCGGCGCCACGGCCTCGGAGTGGGGCGACGCCCTCTACGGCGAGGGCATCTGCGCCCCGGCGGTCACCGTTCCCGACGACACACCGGCGCAGGACCGGCTGCTGGCCAGGCTCGGGCGGGACCCGTCCTGGACTCCGGCCTGA
- a CDS encoding DMT family transporter: MSLTSAPVAPTRHLPVLPAAAFVLVWSSGYIAGPAAVDAAAPFSVLGWRFTLAALLGGAVALALRRPFRMPRGVLLRVAVVGLLMNACQFGLMYVAFDLGLGATVSSLFHALSPVLTMLLAALLLHERVAALQVVGFVLGVVGVLLVLGPDLEAAGGLPAVALGAASMLMLSIGTLGQRWIGASPDLLWSTTVQFAVSAPPMLLAGLLTEGAWPVTDPTAAVVSVSYLVVVYSLVGLALLAMLVLRGGSGAASSLFFLSPPVTAVLAWLVLDEALGARELAGLVVAVVGVAAATRSRPPGEVLTT, from the coding sequence GTGTCCCTGACGTCGGCCCCCGTCGCGCCGACCAGGCACCTCCCCGTCCTCCCGGCAGCCGCGTTCGTCCTGGTCTGGTCCTCCGGCTACATCGCCGGGCCGGCGGCGGTGGACGCCGCCGCGCCGTTCTCCGTGCTGGGCTGGCGGTTCACGCTGGCCGCCCTCCTCGGCGGTGCGGTCGCCCTGGCCCTGCGACGGCCGTTCCGGATGCCGCGCGGGGTGCTGCTCCGCGTGGCGGTCGTGGGGCTGCTGATGAACGCCTGCCAGTTCGGCCTGATGTACGTCGCGTTCGACCTCGGCCTCGGGGCCACCGTCAGCTCGCTCTTCCACGCCCTCAGCCCGGTGCTGACCATGCTCCTCGCGGCGCTGCTGCTGCACGAACGCGTGGCGGCGCTGCAGGTGGTCGGCTTCGTGCTGGGCGTCGTCGGTGTGCTGCTCGTCCTCGGCCCCGACCTCGAGGCGGCAGGCGGGCTGCCCGCCGTCGCGCTCGGAGCCGCCAGCATGCTGATGCTCAGCATCGGCACCCTCGGGCAGCGCTGGATCGGGGCCAGTCCCGACCTGCTGTGGTCGACGACCGTGCAGTTCGCGGTCTCCGCTCCACCGATGCTGCTGGCCGGCCTGCTCACCGAGGGGGCCTGGCCCGTGACGGACCCCACGGCCGCCGTCGTGTCGGTGTCCTACCTGGTGGTCGTCTACTCCCTGGTCGGGCTGGCGCTGCTCGCGATGCTGGTGCTGCGTGGGGGCTCCGGCGCCGCGTCCAGCCTGTTCTTCCTCTCACCTCCGGTGACCGCGGTGCTCGCCTGGCTGGTGCTGGACGAGGCACTCGGCGCCCGCGAGCTCGCGGGGCTCGTGGTGGCCGTCGTGGGCGTGGCCGCCGCGACCCGGAGCCGACCACCCGGAGAAGTGCTCACGACGTGA
- a CDS encoding TMEM175 family protein: MAAREHRRRGHERFITFIDAIVAIAITLLVLPLVELTAQIDDYDSVGALLRENQAEVWAFLLSFVVIARLWVVQHDSVRHVAVQDGRVMRLLLLWALTIVFLPFPTALVAAAADDGVTKLLYIGTMVLSTTCLTLVEVVLVRHPELTDGDDEADPVYGAANVAMLLLALVITLAVPATSYFPLLLLLAADPAARTWHRLRGGDSRRRASTD, encoded by the coding sequence GTGGCTGCACGCGAGCACCGCCGCCGCGGGCACGAGCGGTTCATCACCTTCATCGACGCGATCGTCGCGATCGCGATCACCCTGCTGGTGCTGCCGCTCGTGGAGCTGACCGCGCAGATCGACGATTACGACTCGGTGGGCGCGCTGCTGCGCGAGAACCAGGCGGAGGTCTGGGCCTTCCTGCTCAGCTTCGTGGTGATCGCCCGGCTGTGGGTCGTCCAGCACGACTCGGTCCGGCACGTGGCCGTCCAGGACGGCCGGGTGATGCGGCTGCTGCTCCTCTGGGCCCTGACCATCGTGTTCCTGCCCTTCCCGACGGCGCTGGTCGCCGCAGCCGCCGACGACGGGGTGACGAAGCTGCTCTACATCGGGACGATGGTCCTGTCGACGACCTGCCTGACGCTCGTCGAGGTGGTGCTGGTCCGCCATCCCGAGCTCACCGACGGGGACGACGAGGCCGACCCTGTCTACGGCGCCGCCAACGTGGCCATGCTGCTGCTCGCGTTGGTGATCACCCTGGCCGTGCCGGCGACGAGCTACTTCCCGTTGCTGCTGCTCCTGGCAGCAGACCCGGCCGCTCGGACCTGGCACCGGCTCCGCGGGGGCGACTCCCGCCGCCGCGCCTCGACGGACTGA
- the rpsT gene encoding 30S ribosomal protein S20 — protein sequence MANIKSQIKRNKQNEKRHERNKSVKTGLKSAVRKFREAAEAGDKDAAVAAGRDASRKLDKAVSKGVIHKNQAANRKSAIAKKAASL from the coding sequence GTGGCGAACATCAAGTCCCAGATCAAGCGGAACAAGCAGAACGAGAAGCGTCACGAGCGCAACAAGTCCGTCAAGACGGGCCTGAAGAGCGCCGTGCGCAAGTTCCGCGAGGCCGCCGAGGCCGGCGACAAGGACGCCGCCGTCGCTGCCGGTCGCGACGCCTCCCGCAAGCTCGACAAGGCGGTCTCCAAGGGCGTCATCCACAAGAACCAGGCCGCCAACCGCAAGTCGGCGATCGCCAAGAAGGCCGCGTCTCTCTGA